The sequence ATCAATTTCAGGAGTGATTACTACGTCCTTTGCGGTATAACCTGTATTTTTTATGGTTATGGGAATATCAATATTACTTCCGGCATCCCCTGTAGGTATTTTGTCACTGATTATTGAGAGCTTGGGCATCAATTTGGAAGTATCTTCATCTATTTCTGCCGATACAGGTGCGTAAAATTGGGTTATTATCAGCAGTACTGCTAAGAATACATGAAAAAATCTTTTCATTTATTATGCGTCCCCCTTAATATTATTTTTTGAATTTTCTATAATCTTTTCTATGTTTCCATCTCTTATATAAATGATCTGGTGAGCATAGTTTGATATTTCCGCATCATGAGTAACTATTATTAAAGTCTGCTTTTGTTCGTTAGCCATGGAAGTCATAAGATCCATAACTTCTATGGTAGTCTTCGTGTCCAAGTTTCCCGTAGGTTCATCAGCAAACACAATCTGTGGATGGCCTATAAAAGCTCGTGCAATGCTTACTCTTTGCTGCTGCCCTCCACTCATCTCAGAAGGCCTGTGATGAAGCCGGTTTCCCAATCCCACTTCTACAAGCATTTTCTTTGCCGCTTTGTTTCTTTTTGATTTGGGTATTCCCTGAAATATAAGAGGGAGGCTTACATTTTCCAAGGCAGAGAGAGTTGGAATCAAGTTATATGATTGAAAAACAAAACCAATATATAGTTGACGAAATTTAGTTACCTGATTTTCGTTCATTCTCTCCAGATGCTTTTTATTTATTATTATTTCACCCTTTGTTGGCTTTTCAAGCCCCGCCATCATATTTAAAAGTGTACTTTTTCCTGAACCGGAAGTGCCCAACAGGCATACGAGCTTTTCATTGTCTATAGAAAGATTTATATTGTTGAGAGCAACAATTTTTTCTTCTCCCATCCTGTAAACTTTCCGGACATTATTCAATTTGATCAATTCTGTCAAATAAGAATTCACCTCCCATCATATTATATATGATTATTCTATCATAATTTTCCTTTTGAATAAACTACAAAATAGTTACAATCATAAAAAATAGAAGCAGTTTTTTAAAGACCGCTTCTATTAAAGGAAAATATATTATATTATTTTTACACAATACCTTGGGCCATCATTGCTTCGGCAATTCTCTTAAATCCTGCGATATTTGCACCTGCAACCAGATTGTATCCGAGTCCTAATTCTTCGGCTGCTTCTTTCGTATTCTTATGAATATTTATCATTATATTTTTAAGTTTTGCATCAACTTCTTCAAAAGACCATGAATATCTCATTGCATTTTGAGTCATTTCTAATGCTGATGTAGCAACTCCTCCTGCATTAACAGCCTTTGAGGGTGCAACTATTACGCCGTTTTCTTGTATATATGCCAAAGCTTCGTTTGTTGTAGGCATATTTGATACTTCTATATAATATTTAATTTTGTTTTCAACTATTTTTTTGGCTTCAGCCATGCCAACTTCGTTTTGAGTTGCGCAAGGCATATATACGTCTGCTTTGACACCCCACGGTTTTTCCTTTGGATAGAATTTGACGCCGAATTTATCTGCATAGTCTTGTACTTTATCTCGTCTGGAAGCTCTCATTACAAGCATATAATCTATTTTTTCGCCTTTGATACCATCGGGGTCATAAATGTATCCGTCCGGGCCTGATATTGTTACAACTTTTCCTCCTAATTCGGTTATTTTTGAAACGGTACCCCAAGCTACGTTTCCAAATCCTGATATTGCAAAAGTTTTTCCTTTAATTTCTTCTCCGAAGTTTTTAAATACTTCCTGTGCAAAATAAGTAGCGCCGTAACCTGTTGCTTCAGTTCTTGCCAAACTTCCGCCATAAGGAATGCCTTTACCTGTTAATACACCGTTTTTATAAGCTCCTACTATTCTTTTGTACTGTCCGAAAAGATATCCGATTTCTCTTCCGCCGACACCTATATCTCCTGCAGGGACATCAATATCCGGTCCTATATGCCTATACAATTCCGTCATAAATGATTGGCAGAATCTCATAATTTCTCCTTCGGATTTTCCTTTGGGATCAAAATCGGATCCGCCTTTTCCTCCGCCAATGGGAAGTCCTGTTAGTGAGTTTTTGAAAATTTGTTCAAATCCAAGAAATTTGATTATTCCGATGTATACGGAAGGATGAAATCTAAGGCCTCCTTTATAAGGTCCTATGGCACTGTTGAATTGAACTCTGAATCCTCTGTTTACCTGAACTTTGCCTTTATCGTCTACCCAAGGAACCCTAAATATGATTTGTCTTTCCGGTTCAATGAGTCTGTCGATGATACCGTTTTCAATATATTCAGGATGTTTATCCAAGTAAGGAACCAAAGAATTGAGAACTTCTTCCACTGTTTGATGAAATTCAACTTCACCGGGATTTCTTTTTTTAACAATTTCAATATACTTCTCAATGATAGGTGACATTTTAAAATCTCCCCTTTATTAATGATTTGTAGTTTGTTAAAGCTTTTACAACTGTAAAATATCATACTATAAAGAAAGTGTCAATCGATTATAAGATAATTATAGAGGGGTTTATAGGTAATACTTGACATAAGGTGATAAAATAGCCATAATTATATATTTTAACTTTTTGTAATCTTGTTGTATAGAAAGTAATAATTTATTATGATATAATAATACTGTCTTTTAGGGTTTATTATGAGGATGGAGGTACAAATATGAGTGAGGCTATGATAAGATTAAGAATGAGTTCGGGAGATTCTCATTATGGAGGGAATCTTGTGGACGGGGCAAAGATGCTTCAATTGTTTGGAGATGTGGCAACGGAACTTTTAATCAGGCAGGATGGAGATGAAGGTCTTTTCGCAGGATATGAAGAGATAGAGTTTTTATCTCCGGTATTTGCGGGAGATTATATTGAGGCAGTCGGAGAAATAATTAAAATTGGTAATAGTTCGAGAAAAATGAAATTTGAAGCAAGAAAGGTTATAGCGGCAAGGACGGATATCAGCAACTCAGCTTGTGATGTATTGAAAGAACCTATAGTTGTTTGCAGGGCAGTGGGAACTTGTGTTACACCCAAAGATAAGAAGAGAAAATAATAAGGGGGTAAAGCAGTAGAATGGAAAAGCTAATTATAACTGCTGCCATATGTGGAGCAGAAGTGACAAAAGAAAATAACCCCAATGTCCCTTATACTGTCGAAGAAATAGGAGAGGAAGCAGAATCGGCATATAGAGCGGGGGCAAGTATTATTCATCTTCATGTAAGATATGATGACGGGACTCCGACTCAAGACAAAGAAAGATTTAGAGAATGTATGGAGGAAATAAGAAGGAGATGCCCCGATGTTATCATTCAACCATCAACAGGGGGAGCAGTAGGAATGACTGATGAAGAGAGACTTCAACCGGTGGAGCTTTTTCCGGAAATGGCAACGTTAGATTGTGGAACCCTTAATTTTGGGGGAGACGAAATATTTATAAATACTGAAAATACAATCAAAAATTTTGCGAAAGTTATGAACGAAAAAGGAGTAAAACCTGAAATAGAGGTATTTGACAAGGGAATGGTAGATTTAGCGGTCAGATATCATAAACAGGGATATATATCTGCTCCCATGCATTTTGATTTTGTGATGGGAGTACAGATGGATGCAACAGTAAGGGATTTATCATATATTTCGCGAAGTATTCCTGAAGGGTCAACATGGACTGTGGCAGGAGTAGGAAGGCATCAAATACCCATGGCAGTAGTAGGGATAATTATGGGTGGTCATGCAAGAGTAGGATTTGAAGATAATGTTTATATTTCTAAAGGAGTATTAGCTAAGTCAAACGGAGAATTAGTAGAAAAAGTAGTAAGAATAGCTAAAGAAATTGGAAGAGAAATAGCTACTCCCGAAGAAGCAAGAAAAATTTTGAGAATTAAGTACAAAGGATAAAATAGGACTATTGAGGAAAGGTGAAGCCTTTCCTTGTACTTTTTGTAAGATAAACAAATTTTCTATTAATTATGGAAGGATTTTTATGCTGTGTATAGAATTATTGATGGAAAGAGTTTTTTCGGAACAACTAATTTTCAAAATTTTAAAGAAAATGGTATAATAAATATATAAGGAGGGTTGAAAAATGAAGTTTTTTATAGATACTGCCAATATTGATGAAATTAGAGAGATAAATGATTGGGGGGTTATATGTGGCGTCACTACCAATCCATCTCTTATTGCAAAAGAAGGCAGAGATTTTAAAGAAGTTATAAAAGAAATTACGTCGATAGTTGATGGTCCTATCAGTGCGGAGGTTATTTCTTTAAAAAGCGAAGGGATGATTAAAGAAGCAAGAGAATTGTCGAAGATTCATCCTAATATAGTTGTTAAAATTCCTATGATAAAAGAAGGGTTAAAAGCAGTCAAAGTACTTAAATCCGAAGGAATAAAAACTAATGTGACTTTGGTTTTTTCTCCAAGCCAGGCACTTCTTGCGGCTCGGGCAGGAGCATCTTATGTAAGTCCATTTATAGGAAGAATGGATGATATAAGTAATGAAGGAATGAATATAGTAAGGGACATAGCAGAAATATATCGTAATTATGACATTAAGGCGGAAATAATAGCTGCAAGTATTCGCCACCCGATACATGTTGTAGAAGCTGCTAAGGCAGGGGCGGATATTGCAACAATACCTTATAAGGTATTTTTAAATATGGTGAAACATCCTATGACAGATTTAGGAATCCAAAGATTTCTTAAAGATTGGGAAGGTTTGGTTAAGAAATAAGGAGGGATTTTGATGGATAGAAATTTGCCCTTAAACCTTGTGAGGGTGACAGAAGCGGCTGCTTTGGAAAGTGCCAGATATTTGGGAAGAGGAGATAAAAATGTCGTGGATCAAGCGGCGGTAAATGGAATGAGAAATATGTTCGATACTATAAATATAGACGGAACTGTTGTAATTGGAGAAGGGGAACTTGACGAGGCTCCGATGCTGTATATCGGAGAACAAATAGGAAAAGCCAAGGAGGGCTGTCCTGAAGTAGATATAGCTGTAGATCCCGTGGATGGGACTATAGCTGTGTCAAAGGGACTTTCCAACTCCATATCGGTGGTAGCTATAGCACCTAAAGGCTGCTTACTTCATGCTCCGGATATGTATATGGATAAAATTGCTGTAGGACCTAAGGCAAGGGGTGTAATTGATATTAATGCACCTGTAAAAGAAAATTTG is a genomic window of Acidilutibacter cellobiosedens containing:
- the kce gene encoding 3-keto-5-aminohexanoate cleavage enzyme — protein: MEKLIITAAICGAEVTKENNPNVPYTVEEIGEEAESAYRAGASIIHLHVRYDDGTPTQDKERFRECMEEIRRRCPDVIIQPSTGGAVGMTDEERLQPVELFPEMATLDCGTLNFGGDEIFINTENTIKNFAKVMNEKGVKPEIEVFDKGMVDLAVRYHKQGYISAPMHFDFVMGVQMDATVRDLSYISRSIPEGSTWTVAGVGRHQIPMAVVGIIMGGHARVGFEDNVYISKGVLAKSNGELVEKVVRIAKEIGREIATPEEARKILRIKYKG
- the kal gene encoding 3-aminobutyryl-CoA ammonia lyase — protein: MSEAMIRLRMSSGDSHYGGNLVDGAKMLQLFGDVATELLIRQDGDEGLFAGYEEIEFLSPVFAGDYIEAVGEIIKIGNSSRKMKFEARKVIAARTDISNSACDVLKEPIVVCRAVGTCVTPKDKKRK
- the fsa gene encoding fructose-6-phosphate aldolase; amino-acid sequence: MKFFIDTANIDEIREINDWGVICGVTTNPSLIAKEGRDFKEVIKEITSIVDGPISAEVISLKSEGMIKEARELSKIHPNIVVKIPMIKEGLKAVKVLKSEGIKTNVTLVFSPSQALLAARAGASYVSPFIGRMDDISNEGMNIVRDIAEIYRNYDIKAEIIAASIRHPIHVVEAAKAGADIATIPYKVFLNMVKHPMTDLGIQRFLKDWEGLVKK
- the gdhA gene encoding NADP-specific glutamate dehydrogenase, translating into MSPIIEKYIEIVKKRNPGEVEFHQTVEEVLNSLVPYLDKHPEYIENGIIDRLIEPERQIIFRVPWVDDKGKVQVNRGFRVQFNSAIGPYKGGLRFHPSVYIGIIKFLGFEQIFKNSLTGLPIGGGKGGSDFDPKGKSEGEIMRFCQSFMTELYRHIGPDIDVPAGDIGVGGREIGYLFGQYKRIVGAYKNGVLTGKGIPYGGSLARTEATGYGATYFAQEVFKNFGEEIKGKTFAISGFGNVAWGTVSKITELGGKVVTISGPDGYIYDPDGIKGEKIDYMLVMRASRRDKVQDYADKFGVKFYPKEKPWGVKADVYMPCATQNEVGMAEAKKIVENKIKYYIEVSNMPTTNEALAYIQENGVIVAPSKAVNAGGVATSALEMTQNAMRYSWSFEEVDAKLKNIMINIHKNTKEAAEELGLGYNLVAGANIAGFKRIAEAMMAQGIV
- a CDS encoding ABC transporter ATP-binding protein, yielding MTELIKLNNVRKVYRMGEEKIVALNNINLSIDNEKLVCLLGTSGSGKSTLLNMMAGLEKPTKGEIIINKKHLERMNENQVTKFRQLYIGFVFQSYNLIPTLSALENVSLPLIFQGIPKSKRNKAAKKMLVEVGLGNRLHHRPSEMSGGQQQRVSIARAFIGHPQIVFADEPTGNLDTKTTIEVMDLMTSMANEQKQTLIIVTHDAEISNYAHQIIYIRDGNIEKIIENSKNNIKGDA